Part of the Enterobacter pseudoroggenkampii genome, TCACCACCATCATGGTCATCCCTTCGTGCGCCAGTTCGACCATCACGTCCAGCACTTCGTTGATCATCTCCGGATCGAGCGCCGACGTGGGCTCATCAAACAGCATCGCCACCGGATCCATGCACAGCGCGCGGGCGATCGCCACACGCTGCTGTTGGCCGCCAGAAAGCTGCGCCGGGAACTTATCGGCATGCGCAGAAAGCCCAACGCGTTCCAGGAGCTTCAGACCTTTCTCGCGCGACGCTTTTTTATCACGCTTAAGCACTTTAACCTGCGCCAGCGTCAGGTTCTCAATAATAGAGAGGTGAGGGAACAGCTCAAAATGCTGGAATACCATGCCAACGTGAGAGCGAAGCTGGGCGAGGTTGGTTT contains:
- a CDS encoding amino acid ABC transporter ATP-binding protein, translating into MISLKNVSKWYGHFQVLTDCSTEVKKGDVVVVCGPSGSGKSTLIKTVNGLEPVQQGEIVVNGTKVNDKKTNLAQLRSHVGMVFQHFELFPHLSIIENLTLAQVKVLKRDKKASREKGLKLLERVGLSAHADKFPAQLSGGQQQRVAIARALCMDPVAMLFDEPTSALDPEMINEVLDVMVELAHEGMTMMVVTHEMGFARKVANRVIFMDEGKIVEDSPKEEFFANPKSERAKDFLAKILH